In Macaca nemestrina isolate mMacNem1 chromosome 11, mMacNem.hap1, whole genome shotgun sequence, a single window of DNA contains:
- the LOC105473763 gene encoding small ribosomal subunit protein eS12-like, giving the protein MAEEGIAAGGVMDVNTALQEVLKTALIHDGLAHGIREAAKALDKRQAHLCVLASNCDEPMYVKLVEALCAEHQINLIKVDHNKKLGEWVGLCKIDREGKPRKMVGCSCVVVKDYGKESQAKDVIEEYFKCKK; this is encoded by the coding sequence ATGGCCGAGGAAGGCATTGCTGCTGGAGGTGTAATGGACGTTAATACTGCTTTACAAGAGGTGCTGAAGACCGCCCTCATCCACGATGGCCTAGCACATGGAATTCGCGAAGCTGCCAAAGCCTTAGACAAGCGCCAAGCCCATCTTTGTGTGCTTGCATCTAACTGTGATGAGCCTATGTATGTCAAGTTGGTGGAGGCCCTTTGTGCTGAACACCAGATCAACCTAATTAAGGTTGACCACAACAAGAAACTAGGAGAATGGGTAGGCCTCTGTAAAATTGACAGAGAGGGGAAACCCCGTAAAATGGTTGGTTGCAGTTGTGTAGTAGTTAAGGACTATGGAAAGGAGTCTCAGGCCAAGGATGTTATCGAAGAGTACTTCAAATGcaagaaatga